One Streptosporangium sp. NBC_01495 DNA window includes the following coding sequences:
- a CDS encoding nucleotidyl transferase AbiEii/AbiGii toxin family protein yields MTQLYTTPRAFDMAMKKRLGAFAKQHGLNSALVFRSFYFSRLATRVFRHDPDGWLLKGGQALLLRYPTQARLSRDIDLQRSTAESAQEALSALLDAAALDLEDFFTFSPTSTVEHSNEIGGAKQTFTVTLGTRVLDTIKVDLVAGRYPTGTPEKVSLASSSLMPWPDDWPFVQLYPLADHVADKICAMYERHRGAASSRFRDLADLLLISQQESLSGTAVQIALSSEVHRRTRLGTDLTLPDRFIIPDPSWVRGYPTAAAEVVGLRGCLSLTDAQVAAEAFITPMLNGASAGRWNPHTSAWSNAG; encoded by the coding sequence GTGACTCAGCTTTATACCACTCCCCGAGCATTTGATATGGCTATGAAAAAGCGCTTGGGGGCTTTTGCCAAGCAGCACGGCCTTAACTCAGCTCTGGTGTTTCGTAGCTTCTACTTCAGTCGTTTGGCTACGCGAGTCTTTCGTCATGACCCTGATGGATGGCTACTTAAGGGGGGACAGGCCCTCCTGCTGCGTTATCCGACTCAGGCCCGCCTGAGTCGGGACATCGACCTGCAACGTTCTACGGCAGAGAGTGCCCAGGAGGCACTAAGCGCGTTGCTCGATGCTGCCGCACTTGATCTGGAGGACTTTTTCACTTTCAGTCCCACCAGCACGGTTGAGCATTCCAATGAAATTGGCGGGGCCAAACAAACCTTCACCGTTACCTTAGGCACTCGCGTGCTTGACACGATCAAGGTCGACCTTGTTGCCGGCCGATACCCTACTGGCACTCCCGAGAAGGTAAGCCTTGCATCGAGTTCCCTTATGCCCTGGCCGGATGATTGGCCGTTTGTTCAGCTCTATCCGCTTGCCGATCATGTAGCAGACAAGATTTGCGCCATGTATGAGCGTCATCGGGGTGCCGCATCCAGCCGATTTCGTGATCTCGCAGACCTCCTGCTGATCAGCCAGCAAGAGAGCCTGAGTGGAACCGCAGTGCAAATCGCGCTCAGTAGCGAAGTTCATCGCCGCACCAGACTGGGAACGGACTTGACGTTGCCGGACCGATTTATCATCCCCGACCCCTCCTGGGTCAGGGGATACCCCACCGCTGCGGCCGAGGTAGTTGGACTCCGGGGTTGCCTTTCCCTGACTGATGCCCAGGTAGCGGCGGAGGCGTTCATCACTCCCATGCTCAATGGCGCGTCTGCGGGGCGCTGGAATCCTCACACATCAGCATGGTCAAACGCTGGTTGA
- a CDS encoding type IV toxin-antitoxin system AbiEi family antitoxin domain-containing protein: MRRDQALRTVGESAADQWGLVTAAQAKSAGLSAVDLLRLAEAGFLESVGRGVYLVTGAVQPEHLDIKVAWLRLEPKLPAWQRHDLETYGGVISHGSACELHQLGDLPTSLVEISVPRRRTTREHGVRMHRAELESADVVLVDGLPVTTAERTVVDLLAARVDGAHAGGVIADADRYGLTNRDSLSRRVARFTAAYGLPRSASGRQLLEYLVEQAGTGLPMEEVARLRQEGVAEGFVSALALLSKLDEDRIKQIFADRPNPLADLQAESVSSFAERLAKSGAIPLSAIIHQASQASRLAGRLPPAAKVNPGSADFSTQESITKSSDRTSPGEAQ; the protein is encoded by the coding sequence GTGAGACGGGACCAAGCGCTCAGGACAGTGGGTGAGTCGGCAGCTGATCAGTGGGGCCTCGTAACGGCAGCTCAGGCCAAAAGTGCAGGTCTCAGCGCTGTGGATCTACTACGGCTGGCTGAGGCTGGTTTCCTGGAAAGCGTCGGTCGTGGCGTCTACCTCGTTACAGGTGCTGTACAGCCTGAACATCTGGACATCAAGGTTGCCTGGCTGCGGCTTGAGCCCAAGCTGCCGGCGTGGCAGCGTCATGATCTTGAGACGTATGGCGGGGTGATCTCTCACGGCTCGGCCTGCGAGCTTCACCAGCTCGGTGATCTCCCAACGTCTCTGGTAGAGATTTCAGTACCTCGCCGTCGTACCACCCGTGAGCATGGGGTACGCATGCATCGTGCCGAGCTTGAATCGGCCGATGTTGTGCTGGTTGACGGTCTTCCGGTCACTACTGCTGAGCGAACCGTGGTCGACCTGCTGGCTGCACGTGTAGACGGTGCGCATGCTGGTGGAGTAATCGCCGATGCTGATCGGTACGGTCTGACGAACCGGGATTCTCTTAGTCGGCGCGTTGCGCGTTTCACGGCAGCCTACGGCCTGCCTCGTTCCGCCTCGGGGCGGCAACTGCTGGAGTACCTGGTGGAGCAGGCTGGTACGGGACTGCCCATGGAGGAAGTCGCACGTCTCAGACAAGAAGGCGTTGCCGAGGGCTTCGTCTCTGCACTTGCACTACTTTCCAAGCTTGACGAAGACCGGATAAAACAAATCTTCGCCGACCGACCCAACCCCCTAGCCGACCTGCAGGCCGAAAGCGTCTCATCATTCGCCGAACGCCTGGCAAAGAGCGGGGCTATCCCACTGTCAGCGATTATCCATCAGGCCTCTCAAGCTTCCCGGCTTGCTGGCCGCCTCCCCCCTGCCGCAAAAGTAAATCCAGGAAGTGCAGACTTCTCTACACAGGAATCAATTACAAAAAGCAGCGACAGGACATCTCCCGGAGAGGCCCAGTGA
- a CDS encoding DUF397 domain-containing protein has protein sequence MIFPDLTGAEFRKSSYSVGGNDCVEVATNLPVLIAPTRDHKTLAPPRGWGCPSDLLRLPLSEREIT, from the coding sequence ATGATCTTCCCCGACCTGACCGGCGCCGAGTTCCGCAAGAGCAGCTACAGCGTTGGCGGCAACGACTGTGTGGAGGTGGCCACCAACCTGCCGGTCCTCATCGCCCCTACGAGGGACCACAAAACGTTGGCGCCGCCGCGAGGTTGGGGGTGTCCGTCGGATCTGCTGAGGCTGCCGCTGTCCGAGCGAGAGATCACCTGA
- a CDS encoding helix-turn-helix domain-containing protein, which produces MPRTPQPVNPADSPWHLLGSTIRHWRENARFSQRCLAEMVHVDHTMISAWERAASRLDTAGVRAIDVALEANGQIAELHALVVELDRFRVSKVETSTSGCNEDDVERRTLLQLLAMMGAGAGIPASSVDALHAGLGRVTDHAAENSVNDWEQIAWDYAQGVWTEPPASRIADLTGDIRNLEHALTRAQAPAERTTLLRVYAQLAAFLALDLAETSSPRACWRSWRAARSAADASGDRELSVWTRAEEATQSFYLRRLGPAADTLIEEAVHLADGRPCLGLAQALKGRSRILAEGGRVASAREVLDDFRGVYERLPASVTDDPISVWGLPLESAQYAEAFVLTKLGDGKSAMPMLEQALASCPREKAGGRANIGLIQAWGLVQDRDVTEGLGHALDLATSLPTTIARRKIMREVVTALPERARTLPAARELHALTTGDRPG; this is translated from the coding sequence ATGCCACGTACGCCCCAGCCGGTTAATCCCGCCGATTCCCCTTGGCACCTGCTTGGCAGCACTATTCGTCATTGGCGGGAAAATGCCCGCTTTTCGCAGCGTTGCCTCGCCGAAATGGTCCACGTGGACCACACGATGATCTCCGCATGGGAGCGTGCGGCCTCACGATTGGACACCGCCGGCGTTCGAGCGATCGATGTGGCGTTGGAGGCAAATGGGCAGATCGCAGAGCTTCATGCCCTCGTTGTGGAACTCGACCGATTCCGGGTAAGTAAGGTGGAAACAAGCACCTCAGGATGTAATGAGGATGATGTGGAGCGTCGTACTCTTCTCCAGCTCCTGGCGATGATGGGTGCCGGTGCAGGCATCCCCGCTTCCTCCGTAGATGCTCTCCACGCGGGCCTGGGGCGGGTCACGGATCACGCGGCCGAGAACAGCGTGAACGACTGGGAGCAGATCGCGTGGGACTACGCGCAAGGCGTGTGGACGGAGCCGCCGGCTTCCAGAATCGCCGACCTGACCGGCGACATCCGTAACCTGGAGCATGCTCTGACGCGCGCTCAGGCCCCGGCCGAGCGCACCACCTTGCTGCGCGTCTACGCCCAGCTGGCGGCGTTCTTGGCCCTTGATCTGGCCGAGACCTCCAGCCCCCGCGCGTGCTGGCGTTCGTGGCGTGCGGCCCGGTCGGCCGCCGACGCCTCCGGCGACCGTGAGCTGAGTGTGTGGACACGCGCGGAAGAGGCCACCCAGTCGTTCTACCTGCGTCGTCTCGGACCGGCCGCAGACACCCTGATCGAGGAGGCCGTGCATCTCGCCGACGGACGTCCATGCCTCGGCCTGGCGCAGGCGCTGAAAGGGCGCAGCCGCATTCTCGCCGAGGGTGGGCGGGTGGCCTCCGCCCGTGAGGTCCTCGACGATTTCAGGGGCGTTTACGAGCGCCTTCCCGCCTCCGTGACCGATGACCCCATCTCCGTGTGGGGCCTGCCTCTGGAAAGTGCGCAGTACGCCGAGGCTTTCGTGCTCACCAAGCTGGGAGACGGAAAGTCGGCGATGCCGATGCTGGAGCAGGCTCTCGCCTCGTGTCCGCGCGAGAAGGCCGGAGGAAGGGCCAACATAGGCCTCATCCAGGCATGGGGGCTGGTCCAGGATCGCGATGTGACCGAAGGGCTCGGCCACGCTCTCGACCTCGCGACCTCCCTTCCCACCACAATCGCCAGACGCAAGATCATGCGGGAGGTCGTGACCGCTCTCCCCGAGCGTGCCCGAACCCTGCCCGCCGCCCGCGAACTCCACGCGCTGACGACAGGCGATCGCCCGGGTTGA
- a CDS encoding TetR/AcrR family transcriptional regulator → MTTVDPAPQRRMRADARRNYERLLAEAATIFAEHGVEASLEEIARRAGVANGTLYSHFPTRQALLEALLRDRMRALSDTARDLLDHPSADEALIIWARAAMAHTTVYRGLATSLMRSIEDETSQLHAACQAVLTAGEQLLNRAQVAGTMRADATASDLYALINAVAWAGEQTSPAQGERLLSFGIDGMRSATDS, encoded by the coding sequence ATGACGACCGTCGATCCGGCGCCGCAGCGCAGGATGCGCGCTGACGCGCGCCGCAACTACGAACGTTTGCTCGCCGAAGCGGCCACGATCTTCGCTGAACATGGCGTTGAAGCCTCGCTGGAGGAAATCGCCCGGCGCGCTGGAGTGGCGAACGGAACCCTCTACAGCCACTTCCCCACCCGGCAGGCTCTTCTGGAGGCGTTGCTGCGCGACCGCATGCGAGCGTTGTCCGACACAGCCCGCGATCTCCTCGATCACCCGTCCGCGGACGAGGCGTTGATCATCTGGGCGCGAGCGGCGATGGCGCACACCACGGTCTATCGAGGGCTGGCGACCTCGCTGATGCGCAGCATCGAGGATGAGACCTCGCAACTGCATGCCGCCTGCCAAGCGGTGCTCACCGCCGGCGAGCAGCTCCTCAATCGCGCGCAGGTCGCCGGAACCATGCGCGCCGATGCCACCGCCTCAGACCTTTACGCCCTGATCAACGCGGTCGCCTGGGCCGGGGAACAGACATCGCCCGCACAGGGCGAGCGCCTGTTGTCCTTCGGTATCGACGGGATGCGCTCCGCAACCGACTCTTGA
- a CDS encoding NmrA/HSCARG family protein, whose product MNAADKPILVTGATGRQGGATAAHLLTAGRPVRALVRDPDSPAAQALRAQGAELHAGDLDDPGSLAAAAAGAHGIFGVTPDDDDVEREIRRGRGLADAAAAAGVSHFVFASVGGADRGTGIPYWESKWRIEQHIRALGLPATILRPVRFMENHTIPGLPLGGIVDGELTHLFDPETPVQLIAATDIGALARLAFTRPQEYIGQAIEIAGDELTPNRTVELISRSLRREITYRQVSIGGAGLGQEAERAFADERGLWRADIAALRERHPGLLDFQAWLQHGGAEQIQALFGRTH is encoded by the coding sequence GTGAACGCTGCCGACAAGCCCATTCTCGTGACCGGTGCGACCGGACGCCAGGGCGGCGCCACCGCCGCCCATCTCCTGACCGCCGGCCGGCCGGTACGCGCCCTCGTTCGCGACCCGGACTCCCCAGCCGCCCAGGCGCTGAGAGCCCAAGGCGCCGAACTGCACGCCGGGGACCTCGACGATCCCGGCTCGCTCGCGGCGGCCGCTGCCGGCGCCCACGGCATCTTCGGCGTCACGCCCGACGACGATGACGTCGAACGCGAGATCCGCCGTGGCCGTGGTCTCGCCGACGCCGCGGCGGCAGCCGGCGTCTCCCACTTCGTGTTCGCCTCGGTCGGCGGGGCCGACCGAGGAACCGGCATCCCCTACTGGGAGAGCAAATGGCGGATCGAGCAGCACATACGCGCGCTCGGCCTGCCCGCGACGATCCTGCGGCCGGTCCGATTCATGGAGAACCACACCATTCCCGGCCTGCCCCTCGGCGGCATCGTCGACGGCGAGCTCACGCACTTGTTCGACCCGGAGACACCGGTGCAGCTCATCGCCGCCACCGATATCGGCGCCCTGGCCCGCCTCGCCTTCACCCGCCCGCAGGAGTACATCGGACAGGCGATCGAGATCGCCGGCGATGAGCTGACTCCCAACCGGACGGTGGAACTCATCAGCCGCAGCCTCAGGCGCGAGATCACCTACCGGCAGGTCTCCATCGGCGGCGCCGGACTGGGCCAGGAGGCGGAGCGCGCTTTCGCGGACGAGCGAGGTCTGTGGCGAGCCGACATCGCGGCGCTGCGCGAACGCCACCCCGGCCTGCTGGACTTCCAGGCATGGCTCCAACACGGCGGGGCCGAACAGATCCAAGCCCTGTTCGGTAGGACTCACTAG
- a CDS encoding ferredoxin, giving the protein MKITTDVSRCIGAGMCALTAPEVFDQSEDEGTVVLLDETPPPELHAAARRAQQLCPSGAISVSDPDGSPAR; this is encoded by the coding sequence ATGAAGATCACCACGGACGTGTCGCGGTGCATCGGAGCGGGCATGTGCGCGCTCACCGCACCCGAGGTCTTCGACCAGAGCGAGGACGAGGGCACCGTCGTGCTCCTCGACGAGACACCTCCGCCCGAGCTGCACGCCGCAGCCCGCCGTGCCCAGCAGCTGTGCCCCTCGGGCGCCATCTCGGTGAGCGACCCGGACGGTTCCCCGGCCCGGTAG
- a CDS encoding cytochrome P450, which translates to MTQPHPAHPEAVTFPFGRPSPFEPPERLASLREERPVTPMVYPDGKMGWLVTGYSAVRSILADPRFSSRRELLHAPVPFPLAQEMRTPADPGLFIRMDPPDHTRYRKLLTAQFTVRRMKQLEPRIHEITEERLAALEKAGPPQDLVREFALPIPSLVICELLGVPYADREEFQRFTAVLLDLESSVDDIRATIAGFGAFFARLIAAKRADPADDLLSGLITGGELTDEELGNVGLLLLAAGHETTSNMLGLGTFALLQHPDQLAALRADPSLIDNTVEELLRYLGIIHVGPLRAALEDVEVDGQLIKAGDPVTLSILAANRDPARFSGPDHLDITNPATGHLSFGHGLHQCLGQQLARVEMRTAFPMLFDRFPDLRLAVPAEEVPMRDTMSIYGVRELPVRW; encoded by the coding sequence ATGACACAGCCCCACCCGGCCCACCCGGAAGCGGTCACCTTCCCCTTCGGACGTCCCAGCCCCTTCGAACCGCCGGAGCGCCTGGCCTCGCTGCGCGAGGAGCGGCCCGTCACCCCGATGGTCTACCCGGACGGCAAGATGGGCTGGCTCGTGACCGGCTACTCCGCCGTACGGTCGATCCTGGCCGACCCCCGGTTCAGCTCCCGGCGCGAGCTGCTGCACGCCCCGGTGCCCTTCCCACTGGCGCAGGAGATGCGCACCCCGGCCGACCCCGGCCTGTTCATCCGGATGGACCCGCCCGACCACACCCGCTACCGAAAGCTGCTCACCGCACAGTTCACGGTGCGGCGGATGAAGCAGCTGGAGCCCAGGATCCACGAGATCACCGAGGAGCGGCTCGCCGCGCTGGAGAAGGCCGGGCCTCCCCAGGACCTGGTACGGGAGTTCGCACTGCCCATCCCCTCGCTGGTGATCTGCGAGCTGCTCGGCGTCCCGTACGCCGACCGCGAGGAGTTCCAGCGGTTCACGGCGGTGCTGCTGGACCTGGAGTCCTCCGTCGACGACATCCGCGCGACGATCGCCGGATTCGGCGCGTTCTTCGCCCGGCTCATCGCGGCCAAGCGGGCCGACCCGGCCGACGACCTGCTCAGCGGGCTGATCACGGGCGGCGAGCTGACCGACGAGGAGCTGGGCAACGTCGGGCTCCTGCTGCTCGCCGCCGGGCACGAGACGACGTCGAACATGCTCGGGCTCGGCACGTTCGCCCTGCTCCAGCACCCCGACCAGCTCGCCGCGCTGCGCGCCGACCCCTCGCTGATCGACAACACGGTCGAGGAGCTGCTCCGCTACCTCGGCATCATCCACGTCGGCCCGCTGCGCGCGGCCCTGGAGGACGTCGAGGTGGACGGGCAGCTCATCAAGGCCGGGGATCCGGTCACCCTCTCGATCCTGGCCGCCAACCGCGACCCCGCGCGCTTCTCCGGCCCCGACCACCTGGACATCACCAACCCGGCGACCGGGCACCTGTCGTTCGGGCACGGGCTGCACCAGTGCCTCGGTCAGCAGCTCGCCCGGGTGGAGATGCGCACCGCGTTCCCGATGCTGTTCGACCGCTTCCCCGACCTGCGCCTCGCCGTACCGGCGGAGGAGGTCCCCATGCGGGACACAATGTCCATCTACGGTGTACGGGAGCTGCCGGTCAGATGGTAG
- a CDS encoding TetR/AcrR family transcriptional regulator, whose translation MSEVLGLRERKKLRTRHALIAAAFELFMEKGYEQTTVSEIAAAADVSTRTFFSYFASKEDVVFHNARDGIERVLRVIAEPRPGDRAIDLLARAVTSGFSMVALDERLRREIGPANYLAMTVPSLRARGLLLLFESQRELAETLHRACPEELSLVEASAAVGAVIGGGKLASFVSMSNGASPEEMLEAGRQAVEFALSALRAVASQPS comes from the coding sequence ATGAGTGAGGTCCTGGGACTGCGTGAACGCAAGAAGCTCCGCACCCGGCACGCGCTCATCGCCGCGGCCTTCGAGCTCTTCATGGAGAAGGGCTACGAGCAGACCACCGTCTCGGAGATCGCCGCGGCCGCCGACGTCTCGACGCGCACCTTCTTCAGCTACTTCGCGAGCAAGGAGGACGTGGTCTTCCACAACGCGCGCGACGGCATCGAGCGCGTGCTGCGGGTGATCGCGGAGCCCCGTCCGGGAGACCGGGCGATCGACCTCCTGGCCCGCGCCGTCACCTCCGGCTTCTCCATGGTCGCCCTCGACGAGCGACTCCGGCGCGAGATAGGCCCGGCCAACTACCTCGCCATGACCGTCCCCTCGCTGCGGGCGCGCGGTCTGCTGCTCCTCTTCGAGAGCCAGCGGGAGCTCGCCGAGACTCTGCACCGGGCATGCCCGGAGGAGCTGAGCCTCGTCGAGGCGTCGGCGGCCGTCGGCGCGGTGATCGGCGGGGGCAAGCTCGCCTCCTTCGTCAGCATGAGCAACGGCGCCTCACCGGAGGAGATGCTGGAGGCCGGTCGCCAGGCCGTCGAGTTCGCCCTCTCGGCCCTCCGCGCCGTCGCCTCACAGCCGTCCTGA
- a CDS encoding AfsR/SARP family transcriptional regulator, with translation MEFRLLGAVEIRSARGEVFRLRRRQERLALAMLLLEPQRVLTTERLIKLLWDEAPPSTARSTVQTLMSRIRTALRSAADGDTGEPVRLLAFGGGYRLQVRPESVDLHRFGMLADEARGIREPNLRAARLAEALALWRGPALADAATDAMRERLCGGLEEARFAAISDRIDAELAAGRHGELVGELSSLIDEHPLRERLHGQLMIALYRCGRRAEALETYRRARRLLVAELGLEPGPHLRDLEASIIADTAGTGTDITKTGADIARTDTDITGTGTDIDRRTAGTAEPVVPAQLPPDSADFVGRAAYLRELDALLHPEVPATATVLAVITGTAGVGKTSLAVHWAHRVSGRFPDGQLFVNMRGFHTGPRMSPVGALALLLGALGVTAERIPISVDAQTALYRSMLAGRRMLVVLDNVADADQMRPLLPGAPGCLMLVTSRDRLSGLVALDGAHRLKLDVLPAEDAVDVLARVAGVDRIGADRGAAVELANLCGHLPLALRIAGARLADRPHLGVRQQVEELAAYGPMSQLRVDGDGSATVRGAFDLSYRALPAEARRVFRLLGLVPAPAGLATTAVAALTGLPVEDVTPLIDVLTRFHLAEIAADGRLVCHDLLLEYARQLAAEHDPPAERERAVDHLLHFYLHTACQATTFNGQFRLRLPPDPLPAGVSPLRFPEVIHARQWITVEWANLIAALDHAAVSGRHRMVWQLVHTLRDFLQVHASLTQWLSIARTGLSAARQAGDVLGEAAMRHNLGFLRWRNAEFQTAIDECEAAAVLARRAGWRRGEAVARSNTAIALDQLGQTQPAIRLYAQALAIEREIGDERGEADVLANLLPAYLLIGDLSRAAEVGELALPLLRQAGQRQCEAISMINMAILHREQGRLGDALHSLDRSLTICRTIGAQREEAAALNGLGLVHRDAGRYQDATAAFTTSLDIAQRLSDGRHEVFAHAGLADVQIRQALLADAADRLDLALDIIRRTGHRRGEVETLLTLSRLNASRHDYDGANKHATKALDLARASGYALLAAQAHSSLAIGFLGLGDMSGCLEHCHRALSTQRRAGQRLAQARTLLTSGHAHQRQGRTQLAKVRWRQAHALFEQIGAPERDQTAVLST, from the coding sequence GTGGAGTTCAGGCTTCTGGGCGCGGTGGAGATTCGCTCCGCCCGCGGCGAGGTGTTCCGGCTGCGACGGCGCCAGGAACGCCTCGCCCTGGCGATGCTGCTGCTGGAGCCACAGCGGGTGCTCACCACCGAGCGCCTCATCAAACTCCTGTGGGACGAGGCTCCACCGTCGACGGCCAGGTCGACGGTGCAGACCTTGATGTCCCGCATCCGGACCGCACTGCGATCGGCGGCCGATGGCGACACCGGTGAGCCGGTGCGGCTGCTGGCCTTCGGTGGGGGTTACCGCCTGCAGGTCCGACCGGAGTCGGTGGACCTGCACCGGTTCGGCATGCTGGCCGATGAGGCGCGGGGGATCAGGGAGCCGAACCTGCGCGCGGCCCGGCTGGCGGAGGCGCTCGCGCTGTGGCGCGGGCCCGCGCTCGCCGACGCCGCGACCGACGCCATGCGGGAACGGTTGTGCGGCGGCCTGGAGGAGGCACGGTTCGCGGCGATCTCGGACCGGATCGACGCGGAACTCGCCGCGGGCCGACATGGGGAGCTGGTCGGCGAGCTGTCCAGTTTGATCGACGAACACCCGCTGCGGGAGCGGCTACACGGCCAGTTGATGATCGCCTTGTACCGCTGTGGCCGCCGTGCCGAAGCCCTCGAAACCTACCGGCGCGCCCGCCGCCTGCTGGTCGCCGAGCTCGGCCTGGAGCCTGGCCCGCACTTACGCGACCTGGAGGCGTCGATCATCGCCGACACCGCGGGGACCGGCACGGACATCACGAAGACCGGCGCCGACATCGCGAGAACCGACACGGACATCACGGGGACCGGCACGGACATCGACCGGCGGACGGCGGGCACGGCGGAGCCCGTGGTGCCGGCGCAACTCCCACCGGACTCCGCCGATTTCGTCGGCCGTGCCGCGTACCTGCGCGAACTCGACGCGCTGTTGCACCCGGAGGTGCCCGCCACGGCCACGGTGCTCGCCGTGATCACCGGGACTGCCGGGGTGGGTAAGACGAGCCTCGCGGTGCACTGGGCTCACCGGGTCAGCGGGCGGTTCCCGGACGGGCAGCTCTTCGTGAACATGCGCGGCTTCCACACCGGACCGCGGATGTCGCCTGTCGGGGCGTTGGCTCTGTTGCTGGGCGCTTTGGGGGTGACCGCCGAGCGCATCCCGATCAGCGTGGACGCGCAGACCGCCCTGTACCGGTCGATGCTGGCGGGCCGGCGGATGCTGGTCGTCCTGGACAACGTCGCCGACGCGGATCAGATGCGCCCACTGCTACCGGGTGCCCCCGGATGCCTGATGTTGGTGACCAGCCGAGACCGGCTGAGCGGCCTGGTGGCGCTGGACGGCGCCCATCGACTCAAACTTGACGTCCTGCCCGCCGAGGACGCCGTCGACGTGCTGGCCCGCGTGGCCGGTGTGGACCGGATCGGCGCCGACCGGGGCGCCGCGGTCGAACTGGCGAATCTCTGTGGTCACCTGCCGCTGGCTCTCCGTATCGCCGGGGCGCGCTTGGCGGACCGCCCCCACCTGGGCGTGCGGCAGCAGGTCGAGGAGCTGGCCGCGTACGGCCCGATGAGCCAGTTGCGGGTCGACGGCGACGGCAGCGCGACGGTTCGCGGCGCGTTCGACCTGTCGTACCGGGCCCTTCCGGCTGAGGCCAGGCGGGTGTTCCGGCTGCTGGGGCTGGTGCCGGCCCCCGCCGGGTTGGCCACCACCGCCGTAGCGGCGCTCACCGGTCTGCCCGTGGAGGACGTGACGCCGCTGATCGATGTGCTGACCCGGTTTCACCTGGCCGAGATCGCCGCTGACGGCCGACTGGTCTGCCACGACCTGCTGCTGGAGTACGCCAGGCAACTCGCCGCCGAACACGACCCGCCCGCGGAACGCGAACGCGCGGTCGACCACCTGCTCCACTTCTACCTCCACACCGCCTGCCAGGCCACCACCTTCAACGGGCAGTTCCGCCTGAGGCTGCCTCCCGATCCCCTTCCGGCAGGCGTATCACCCCTGCGATTCCCCGAAGTGATCCACGCTCGGCAGTGGATCACCGTCGAGTGGGCGAATCTGATCGCGGCGCTCGACCACGCCGCCGTGTCCGGCAGGCATCGGATGGTGTGGCAACTGGTCCACACGCTTCGCGACTTCCTGCAGGTGCACGCCTCGCTGACACAGTGGCTGTCGATCGCGCGGACCGGACTCAGCGCCGCGCGACAGGCCGGCGACGTGCTCGGCGAGGCGGCGATGCGGCACAACCTGGGGTTCCTGCGCTGGCGCAACGCCGAGTTCCAAACGGCGATCGACGAATGCGAGGCCGCGGCGGTCCTCGCCCGGCGCGCGGGGTGGCGGCGGGGAGAGGCGGTGGCCCGGAGCAACACCGCCATCGCGCTCGACCAACTGGGCCAGACCCAGCCGGCGATCCGCCTTTACGCGCAGGCGTTGGCCATCGAGCGGGAGATCGGTGACGAACGCGGCGAGGCTGACGTGCTCGCCAACCTGCTGCCCGCGTACCTACTGATCGGCGACCTGAGTCGGGCGGCCGAGGTCGGCGAACTCGCGCTGCCGCTGCTGCGCCAGGCCGGCCAGCGTCAATGTGAGGCCATCTCCATGATCAACATGGCCATCCTCCACCGGGAACAGGGCCGCCTCGGTGACGCGCTCCACTCACTCGACCGGTCTCTGACCATCTGCAGAACCATCGGTGCCCAGCGCGAGGAGGCAGCCGCCCTGAACGGCCTCGGTCTGGTGCACCGCGACGCCGGGCGATACCAGGATGCCACCGCGGCCTTCACCACCAGCCTCGACATAGCCCAACGGCTGTCTGACGGCCGCCACGAGGTCTTCGCCCACGCGGGTCTCGCCGACGTCCAGATAAGGCAGGCTCTCCTGGCCGACGCCGCCGACCGGCTCGATCTCGCGCTGGACATCATCCGCCGCACCGGACATCGACGCGGCGAGGTCGAGACGCTGCTCACACTTTCCCGCCTCAACGCCTCCCGGCATGACTACGACGGCGCCAACAAGCACGCCACCAAGGCGTTGGACCTCGCCCGCGCCTCCGGATACGCGCTCCTGGCCGCGCAGGCCCACAGCAGCCTCGCCATCGGCTTCCTCGGCCTTGGAGACATGTCCGGATGCCTGGAACACTGCCACCGCGCGCTGAGCACACAACGACGCGCCGGCCAGCGGCTGGCGCAGGCCCGCACCCTGCTCACCAGCGGCCACGCCCACCAACGCCAGGGGAGAACCCAGCTGGCCAAGGTCCGCTGGCGACAGGCCCACGCGCTCTTCGAGCAGATCGGCGCACCCGAGCGCGACCAGACCGCCGTGCTGTCGACGTAG